A stretch of Spirosoma oryzicola DNA encodes these proteins:
- a CDS encoding toxin-antitoxin system YwqK family antitoxin: protein MFAHSVKHLVLLVFFVGSGTVFAQTQVTQPASLTTASKPVLAPSGAPASPFSSVSSALGLPSMSSLKEKKDEYISDLKKSKDALVSDVMPDLGLKIKHLKKAKSDNKDKKKAAKNEYEGLTMIKAYTKMGSGDRTIVEEFHILKDNDAAKPLPFVRDVYRYYQRSGRVTSSIIKDEGTGLLLHGPYKRYQNGDLVEEGFYYAGMKDGRWEKYDSHFILTDKSRWAKGVPAESRLTYHDSTHRKIKEIIPIEYGKVKGTYMAFHENGLLAEEGKYDNGVKVGRWTEFYPVNPSGRRMRKKLTQYASDQWDTDFEPFVISEWDEKGKITFERAKEKVIQEEETEN, encoded by the coding sequence ATGTTTGCACATTCGGTTAAACATCTTGTTCTCCTTGTCTTTTTTGTTGGATCGGGAACAGTATTTGCGCAAACGCAAGTAACACAACCCGCTTCACTGACAACAGCTTCGAAACCGGTGTTGGCTCCTTCCGGAGCGCCTGCTTCGCCTTTTTCTTCGGTTTCATCCGCGCTTGGTCTTCCCTCAATGTCTTCTTTGAAAGAAAAGAAAGACGAGTATATTTCCGACTTGAAAAAGAGCAAAGATGCGCTTGTATCCGATGTGATGCCGGACCTTGGTCTAAAGATAAAACATTTAAAGAAGGCTAAATCCGATAACAAAGACAAGAAGAAGGCGGCAAAAAATGAGTATGAGGGCTTAACAATGATAAAAGCCTATACCAAGATGGGTAGCGGAGACCGGACAATTGTTGAGGAGTTCCATATATTAAAAGACAACGATGCCGCAAAACCACTACCTTTTGTTCGGGATGTGTATCGTTATTATCAGCGGAGTGGTCGAGTGACCAGCTCAATCATAAAAGACGAGGGTACCGGCTTATTATTACATGGGCCTTACAAACGGTATCAGAATGGTGATTTGGTTGAAGAAGGATTTTACTACGCCGGTATGAAAGACGGGCGCTGGGAAAAGTACGATTCACATTTTATACTTACTGACAAGAGCCGTTGGGCGAAGGGGGTGCCGGCTGAATCGAGGCTGACCTACCACGACTCGACGCACCGAAAAATTAAAGAGATTATACCCATCGAGTACGGCAAGGTAAAAGGCACGTACATGGCCTTTCACGAAAATGGACTGCTGGCCGAAGAAGGGAAATACGACAATGGCGTAAAAGTAGGACGCTGGACGGAGTTTTATCCTGTTAACCCAAGTGGCCGGCGGATGCGAAAAAAACTCACGCAGTATGCCAGCGATCAGTGGGATACCGACTTCGAACCGTTCGTGATCAGTGAGTGGGACGAAAAAGGAAAAATCACCTTCGAGCGGGCAAAAGAAAAAGTTATTCAGGAAGAGGAAACGGAAAACTAA
- a CDS encoding tetratricopeptide repeat protein codes for MNVRMNLVQWSLVMMPMLSLAQPKRLITSARPNSVQTVSNTTTATERQTKQLESTSTDTTPQSSMDVNTLPLFGERTKTAAQIDEEIHFLNDCDRNFASRPEASEFFAARGWDYIQSGQLDTAAHRFNLAWLLDAKNADAYWGLGVVCYQKENLPDAIRMLKKGLAVTDSNAVLMTDLATLQIKHFQIKAVQDDLLEAEQHLQRSLAISPENAGAYQKLSLVNYLKADYDKAWELFHQAYSLDLSVLDLAYLNDLLAKRPDPTGKFK; via the coding sequence ATGAACGTCCGGATGAATCTGGTGCAGTGGAGTTTGGTGATGATGCCCATGTTATCGTTGGCACAACCCAAACGGCTTATAACGTCGGCGCGGCCTAACTCCGTTCAGACCGTAAGCAACACGACAACCGCTACAGAACGGCAGACAAAACAGCTGGAATCGACGAGTACGGATACCACTCCGCAATCGTCGATGGACGTTAACACGCTCCCCCTTTTTGGTGAGCGGACAAAAACGGCGGCTCAGATTGACGAGGAGATTCATTTTCTAAACGACTGCGACCGAAATTTCGCCAGCCGCCCCGAAGCCAGCGAGTTCTTTGCAGCACGCGGCTGGGATTACATTCAGAGCGGCCAACTGGACACAGCGGCCCATCGCTTTAATCTGGCCTGGCTGCTTGACGCCAAAAATGCAGACGCCTACTGGGGTTTAGGCGTAGTCTGTTATCAGAAAGAGAACCTTCCCGACGCTATTCGGATGCTCAAGAAGGGGTTAGCCGTAACGGACAGCAATGCCGTTTTGATGACAGATCTGGCTACGCTTCAGATAAAGCACTTTCAGATAAAAGCCGTTCAGGACGACCTTCTCGAAGCAGAGCAACATTTACAACGCTCGCTCGCTATCAGTCCGGAAAATGCCGGTGCTTACCAGAAATTATCGCTGGTCAATTACCTGAAGGCCGATTATGACAAAGCCTGGGAATTATTTCATCAGGCCTACAGTCTCGACCTTTCGGTTCTGGACCTCGCTTACCTGAACGATCTGCTCGCTAAACGACCCGATCCGACCGGAAAGTTTAAATAA
- a CDS encoding DEAD/DEAH box helicase → MEITSFEQFELNRQLLNAIADLGYTEPTPIQQKTIPLSLGNHDVLGIAQTGTGKTAAYLLPLLMKIKYAQGSNPRALILAPTRELVMQINEAVSQLGKYTDLRHLALYGGLGPKTQIETLQKGVDLLVATPGRFMDLYRMGEIVTKDIRTMILDEADKMMDMGFMPQIRSILEVIPNKRQNLLFSATFGGRVERLSGEFLEAPIKIEVTPQASTAEMVSQVLYEVPNFRTKINLLDYLISKDAFQRVIIFARSKATAENIYKFLARKVVESEKIRVIHANKGQNTRINAMDAFKEGNIQVLVATDVAARGIDVAEVSHVINFDVPLIYEDYVHRIGRTGRANKMGEAITFMTIAEDYHVQKIEKIIRMTIPRQPLPELVEVTETPFDEQQDMLRQIDEQRRKEDPTFLGAFHEKKVKNTPAGKERLKAKAKLGSSKKAASQAAGPRSGSSARKSGGTSGSAKRTGTRGGRR, encoded by the coding sequence ATGGAAATTACATCGTTCGAGCAGTTTGAGCTTAACCGACAGTTGCTCAATGCCATCGCCGATCTTGGCTACACCGAACCAACCCCTATTCAGCAGAAAACCATTCCGCTGAGCCTAGGGAACCACGACGTACTCGGTATAGCGCAGACGGGAACCGGTAAGACAGCGGCTTATTTGCTGCCCCTGCTTATGAAGATAAAATACGCGCAGGGCTCCAACCCACGGGCGCTTATTCTGGCTCCCACGCGTGAACTGGTCATGCAGATCAACGAAGCCGTGAGCCAGCTCGGAAAATACACTGATCTCCGCCACTTGGCGCTTTACGGTGGACTAGGGCCTAAAACGCAAATCGAGACGTTACAGAAAGGTGTTGATCTGCTAGTAGCAACGCCGGGTCGCTTCATGGATCTTTACCGAATGGGGGAGATTGTTACGAAGGACATCCGGACGATGATTCTGGACGAAGCCGACAAGATGATGGACATGGGATTCATGCCTCAGATTCGTTCCATTCTGGAGGTTATTCCCAACAAACGCCAGAATCTGCTGTTTTCGGCTACGTTCGGCGGACGCGTTGAGCGGCTTTCCGGTGAATTTCTGGAAGCTCCTATTAAAATTGAGGTAACACCCCAGGCATCTACCGCCGAGATGGTCAGTCAGGTGCTGTACGAAGTTCCGAATTTCCGCACCAAGATTAATTTGCTGGATTATTTGATCAGTAAGGATGCATTTCAGCGGGTTATCATCTTCGCCCGATCAAAAGCTACAGCAGAGAACATTTACAAGTTTCTGGCTCGTAAAGTTGTTGAGTCGGAAAAGATTCGGGTCATTCACGCAAACAAAGGACAAAATACGCGTATCAATGCGATGGATGCTTTCAAGGAAGGAAACATCCAGGTACTGGTCGCAACAGACGTTGCTGCGCGGGGTATCGATGTAGCCGAAGTCAGTCACGTCATTAATTTTGACGTACCGCTTATTTACGAAGATTACGTGCACCGGATTGGCCGGACAGGCCGGGCCAACAAGATGGGTGAGGCCATTACGTTCATGACAATTGCTGAGGACTATCACGTTCAGAAGATTGAGAAAATCATTCGTATGACTATTCCTCGTCAGCCATTGCCCGAGTTGGTTGAGGTCACGGAAACACCTTTCGATGAGCAGCAGGATATGCTGCGCCAGATTGACGAGCAGCGCCGAAAGGAAGATCCAACTTTTTTGGGTGCCTTTCACGAAAAAAAGGTAAAAAATACCCCGGCGGGCAAGGAGCGTCTAAAAGCAAAAGCAAAGCTTGGCAGCTCGAAAAAAGCCGCATCGCAGGCCGCAGGACCTCGTTCTGGCAGCTCAGCCCGCAAATCTGGTGGAACATCAGGTAGTGCAAAACGTACAGGTACACGAGGAGGCCGTCGGTAG
- a CDS encoding fructosamine kinase family protein translates to MNFWGDEQFSFFESILFSALGQPVDVIETQFLSGGDINTAAQVFSSEGVFFIKWNHADRKDMFETEARGLDLLRQTDALHIPQVVGFGQELDKSYLILDYIDPGTPDKKYWEALGQALAVLHSHTQPKFGLSFSNYIGSLPQANTLTASGSDFFFEQRLLPQAGMALYKGLLPKQAYDALFRLQARLPDLLPNERPALLHGDLWSGNVMVTEGGQPALIDPATYYGFREAELAFTKLFGGFAQRFYDAYDEAFPLEENFNERVAIYNLYPLLVHVNLFGSGYVSGVERVLNQF, encoded by the coding sequence ATGAATTTCTGGGGTGACGAACAATTTTCATTTTTTGAGAGCATTCTATTCTCGGCATTGGGTCAACCCGTAGATGTAATTGAAACGCAGTTTCTGTCCGGGGGTGATATCAACACAGCGGCTCAGGTATTTTCGTCGGAAGGTGTATTTTTCATCAAGTGGAACCATGCAGACCGCAAGGATATGTTTGAAACTGAAGCACGTGGTCTTGATTTGCTTCGTCAGACGGATGCGTTGCACATTCCGCAGGTTGTCGGTTTTGGGCAGGAACTCGACAAGTCGTACCTGATTCTGGATTATATTGATCCCGGAACTCCTGACAAAAAATACTGGGAAGCGCTGGGCCAGGCACTAGCCGTCTTGCATTCTCACACACAACCCAAATTTGGCTTAAGTTTCAGCAATTACATCGGCTCCTTACCGCAGGCAAATACGTTGACGGCCAGTGGTAGCGATTTCTTTTTTGAGCAGCGTCTCCTTCCTCAGGCGGGTATGGCCTTGTACAAAGGATTACTGCCCAAGCAAGCTTATGACGCGTTGTTTCGGTTGCAGGCCCGCTTGCCCGACTTATTACCCAACGAGCGTCCGGCCCTGCTTCACGGCGATTTATGGTCGGGCAATGTTATGGTTACCGAAGGTGGGCAACCTGCGTTGATTGATCCAGCAACGTATTACGGCTTTCGGGAAGCTGAGCTGGCTTTCACGAAGCTGTTCGGCGGTTTTGCCCAACGGTTTTATGACGCTTACGACGAAGCTTTTCCGCTCGAGGAGAACTTCAACGAACGCGTCGCGATTTATAATCTTTATCCGCTACTTGTTCACGTGAATCTGTTTGGTTCTGGTTATGTTAGCGGTGTGGAGCGCGTGTTAAATCAATTTTAG
- a CDS encoding anhydro-N-acetylmuramic acid kinase: MNQQIQHLYDIARKPERRIIGLMSGTSLDGLDIALCRITGSGSTTAVVLEQFATVPYDDDFKAEIRTIFANRDIDFERLCLLNPYIGRLHGQLILDCLRTWAIEPSEIDVVASHGQTVYHAPKSQHRHDKFPNATLQIGDGDHIAALTGIITLSDFRQKHIALGGEGAPLAVYGDYFMFSEAGQNRILLNMGGIANFTYLPADGDASKVFTTDTGPGNTLLDAYARRLLNQPYDADGRLAASGQVNELLLDALKTNPFFNAPFPKTTGPEVFNVPYVEEAQQRSRTRDLPAADLMATLVQFSADTIAHAIRRVINEAETSNPHVYMSGGGMHNPVLTGAIQKLLPDCAFGVTNDLGINGDAKEAVLFAVLANESLAGGTTSFGNRQGVPTVSMGKVSFPK; the protein is encoded by the coding sequence ATGAATCAGCAAATTCAACACCTGTACGATATTGCCCGAAAGCCCGAACGGCGCATCATTGGTCTTATGTCGGGTACGTCACTCGATGGACTTGATATCGCACTTTGTCGCATCACAGGTAGCGGATCAACAACGGCTGTTGTGCTTGAGCAATTTGCCACCGTACCCTACGACGACGACTTTAAAGCGGAGATTCGCACCATTTTTGCCAACCGTGACATCGACTTTGAACGGCTCTGCCTCTTAAATCCGTACATTGGCCGACTGCACGGTCAACTAATTCTCGACTGTCTGCGTACCTGGGCAATTGAACCCAGCGAGATAGATGTTGTTGCCAGTCATGGTCAAACGGTTTACCATGCTCCCAAAAGCCAGCACCGCCATGATAAGTTCCCCAACGCCACGCTTCAGATTGGTGATGGCGACCATATTGCCGCGCTAACGGGCATAATTACCCTCAGCGATTTTCGACAAAAACATATTGCTCTTGGGGGCGAAGGTGCACCGTTGGCTGTTTATGGCGATTATTTTATGTTTTCCGAAGCGGGCCAAAACCGAATCCTGCTCAACATGGGCGGTATTGCCAATTTTACGTACCTGCCAGCCGACGGTGATGCCAGCAAGGTGTTTACAACCGATACCGGACCGGGCAATACACTGCTTGACGCCTACGCCCGGCGATTGCTCAATCAACCTTATGACGCCGATGGCCGGTTAGCAGCTAGTGGTCAGGTGAATGAGTTACTACTCGATGCGCTGAAAACGAACCCTTTCTTTAACGCTCCTTTTCCAAAAACAACCGGGCCGGAGGTGTTCAATGTGCCCTATGTTGAGGAGGCTCAGCAGCGGAGTCGCACCCGCGATCTGCCAGCAGCGGACCTGATGGCAACGCTGGTTCAGTTTAGCGCCGATACCATTGCCCATGCCATCAGGCGTGTCATCAACGAAGCCGAAACGAGCAATCCGCACGTTTACATGAGCGGAGGAGGGATGCATAATCCGGTCCTGACAGGAGCCATTCAGAAATTACTACCGGACTGTGCTTTTGGGGTTACGAACGACCTTGGTATCAATGGTGATGCTAAAGAAGCGGTATTGTTTGCGGTACTGGCCAACGAGAGTCTCGCGGGCGGGACCACCTCTTTCGGGAATCGGCAAGGCGTTCCAACCGTTTCGATGGGTAAGGTGAGCTTTCCGAAGTGA
- the mog gene encoding molybdopterin adenylyltransferase produces MIKIGIINVSDRASAGVYEDIPGKAVVKLLTEWLTCEWEPVYRVIPDEQDQLEATMIELADTEGCCLVVTTGGTGPALRDVTPEATEAVCQKMLPGFGELMRQESLKYVPTAILSRQTAGIRNQTLILNLPGKPTAIGQCLSVVFPAIPYCIDLINGPFLTTDETVMKVFRPKS; encoded by the coding sequence ATGATTAAGATTGGTATCATCAACGTATCCGACCGGGCTAGTGCAGGTGTTTACGAAGATATTCCCGGTAAGGCGGTTGTGAAACTGCTGACCGAATGGCTGACTTGTGAATGGGAACCCGTTTACCGCGTCATTCCTGATGAACAGGACCAACTAGAAGCAACAATGATCGAACTGGCCGACACAGAAGGCTGCTGTCTGGTTGTTACGACTGGCGGTACGGGACCTGCTCTTCGCGATGTAACACCCGAAGCGACCGAAGCGGTTTGTCAGAAAATGCTTCCCGGTTTTGGTGAATTAATGCGTCAGGAAAGCCTTAAATACGTTCCTACGGCAATCTTATCGCGGCAGACAGCGGGCATTCGTAATCAAACGCTTATCCTGAACCTACCGGGCAAACCGACCGCTATTGGTCAGTGTTTATCCGTCGTATTTCCAGCCATACCGTATTGCATTGACCTGATCAACGGCCCTTTTCTAACGACGGATGAGACGGTAATGAAAGTCTTCCGCCCAAAAAGTTAG
- a CDS encoding glycosyltransferase, producing the protein MESVFSTSKRKLLLEIAWEVCNQVGGIYTVIRSKVPAMVEKWDDNYVALGPYFAQRAAAEFEPIIDSDETEIGQTVRKMRQLGFNVEYGYWLVTGRPRVVLFDVSSISVEQLNYIKGQLWQNHQLSTLNVEDLVNQTIAFGEMVRVFITLLAEDHARRVDFVAHFHEWMASTGLPDLRRDNVKVATVFTTHATMLGRYLAQNEAGFYGKLPFFDWKREALHYGIDTQATIERLAAQQAHVFTTVSDVTARECEVFLGRNPDLILPNGLNITRFAATHEFQNLHVRYKDKIHEFVMGHFFQSYSFDLEKTLYFFTSGRFEFSNKGYDLTLEALARLNYRMREANMDMTVVMFMVTKQPYTSINPEVLHSRALLDEIQETCESIEKQVGERLFLAAASNTDNMLPDLNKFVDEYWRLRLRRTVQSWKTKHLPPFVTHNLVQEDDMTRFIERANLVNNEYDRVKIVYHPDFIASTNPLFGLDYSQFVRGCHLGVFPSYYEPWGYTPLECVVRGIPTVTSDQSGFGDFIMQIMRDYENRGIYVINRRTQNFNEAADQLANVLFRFVRMAQRDRIAQRNRVESIAEVFDWSNLRSYYDTAHDLALKRKKP; encoded by the coding sequence TTGGAATCGGTATTCTCAACATCAAAGCGGAAGTTGCTGCTGGAAATAGCCTGGGAGGTTTGTAACCAGGTCGGCGGTATTTACACGGTCATCCGGTCAAAAGTACCGGCGATGGTCGAAAAATGGGATGATAACTATGTTGCACTCGGACCGTATTTTGCCCAACGGGCAGCCGCCGAATTTGAGCCGATTATAGACTCTGATGAGACCGAGATTGGTCAGACTGTCCGTAAAATGCGGCAGCTGGGCTTCAACGTCGAATACGGTTACTGGCTGGTAACTGGTCGCCCCCGGGTTGTTCTCTTCGATGTGTCCAGCATCAGCGTTGAGCAGCTAAACTACATCAAAGGGCAGCTTTGGCAAAACCATCAGCTTTCGACCCTCAACGTAGAAGATCTAGTGAACCAAACCATTGCTTTTGGCGAAATGGTCCGGGTGTTCATTACGCTGCTAGCCGAAGATCATGCGCGCCGGGTGGATTTCGTCGCTCATTTTCACGAATGGATGGCGAGTACCGGTCTGCCTGATCTGCGCCGGGACAATGTCAAAGTGGCAACGGTTTTTACTACCCACGCGACAATGCTCGGTCGTTATCTGGCCCAGAACGAAGCGGGTTTTTACGGCAAGCTTCCTTTCTTCGACTGGAAACGGGAAGCGCTGCACTACGGCATCGACACGCAGGCAACCATCGAGCGATTGGCCGCTCAGCAAGCGCACGTCTTTACGACGGTTAGTGACGTAACCGCTCGGGAGTGCGAGGTTTTCCTGGGTCGAAACCCCGATTTGATTCTGCCGAATGGATTAAACATAACGCGTTTTGCGGCCACGCACGAGTTCCAGAATTTGCACGTCCGGTACAAAGACAAAATTCATGAGTTCGTCATGGGCCATTTCTTCCAGAGCTACTCATTCGATCTGGAAAAAACGCTTTATTTCTTTACGTCGGGCCGTTTTGAATTTTCAAACAAAGGGTATGATCTGACGCTCGAAGCGCTGGCCCGGCTCAACTACCGGATGCGGGAAGCCAACATGGATATGACGGTGGTTATGTTTATGGTGACCAAACAGCCGTACACCTCCATCAATCCTGAGGTTTTACACTCGCGCGCCCTGCTCGACGAAATTCAAGAAACGTGCGAAAGCATCGAAAAACAGGTTGGCGAACGCTTGTTTCTGGCGGCTGCGTCGAACACCGACAACATGCTGCCCGATCTCAACAAATTTGTTGATGAATACTGGCGCCTTCGGTTACGGCGTACCGTGCAAAGCTGGAAGACCAAGCACCTCCCGCCGTTTGTCACGCATAATCTGGTACAGGAAGATGACATGACGCGGTTTATTGAGCGGGCTAATCTGGTCAACAACGAATACGACCGGGTTAAAATCGTTTACCACCCCGACTTCATCGCGTCAACCAACCCTTTATTTGGTCTGGATTATAGCCAGTTTGTGCGCGGTTGTCACCTTGGCGTGTTTCCGAGTTATTACGAACCGTGGGGTTATACACCGCTCGAATGCGTTGTGCGTGGTATTCCAACCGTTACGAGCGACCAGTCGGGTTTTGGTGATTTCATCATGCAGATCATGCGGGACTACGAAAACCGGGGTATTTATGTGATTAACCGGCGTACGCAGAACTTCAACGAAGCCGCCGATCAGCTTGCCAACGTGTTGTTCCGCTTCGTGCGGATGGCGCAGCGGGATCGGATTGCTCAGCGTAACCGCGTCGAAAGCATCGCCGAAGTGTTCGACTGGAGTAACCTTCGCTCCTATTATGACACGGCGCACGATCTGGCTTTAAAACGGAAGAAACCCTAA
- a CDS encoding isoaspartyl peptidase/L-asparaginase family protein — protein MINRRRFLSVSSLAGLFPTLSFKTVSPTPNEAPAGGPLVISTWKQPKANAAAQAALDRGGSALDAVEAGVRIPEADPEDMSVGYGGRPDRDGRVTLDACIMDEKGNAGSVVFLEHIMHPISVARAVMEKTPHVMLAGEGAYRFALSQGFKKENLLTAKAEKEWREWLKTAKYKPIANIERHDTIGMLSIDAQGNISGACTTSGLAYKMNGRVGDSPIIGAGLFVDNEIGGACATGLGELVMRTCGSFLVVELMRQGRTPQQACEEAALRIVKKQDYKDIQVGFVAVNKKGETGAFSIQPGFNYTITQDKQTKVIDAPSYLK, from the coding sequence ATGATAAATCGACGCCGTTTCTTGTCCGTTAGCTCGTTGGCTGGCCTCTTTCCAACCCTCTCGTTTAAAACCGTTTCACCAACACCGAATGAAGCTCCGGCAGGTGGCCCCCTGGTTATCTCGACCTGGAAGCAACCCAAGGCAAATGCCGCTGCCCAAGCCGCTCTCGATCGGGGCGGAAGTGCCCTCGACGCCGTAGAAGCGGGGGTTCGTATTCCGGAAGCCGATCCTGAGGATATGAGCGTTGGCTACGGGGGGCGTCCCGACCGCGACGGGCGCGTAACGCTCGATGCCTGCATCATGGACGAGAAAGGCAACGCCGGTTCGGTTGTCTTCCTGGAGCATATCATGCACCCGATTTCGGTAGCCCGGGCGGTCATGGAGAAAACACCGCACGTTATGCTGGCGGGTGAAGGTGCTTATCGATTTGCGCTCTCGCAAGGTTTTAAAAAAGAAAATTTATTAACCGCAAAAGCCGAAAAAGAATGGCGCGAGTGGTTAAAAACAGCAAAATATAAACCGATTGCCAATATTGAGCGTCACGATACGATAGGCATGCTCTCCATCGACGCTCAGGGTAACATCTCAGGGGCCTGTACGACGAGTGGGTTAGCGTACAAAATGAATGGCCGGGTGGGCGATTCACCGATTATCGGCGCGGGCTTATTCGTTGATAATGAGATCGGTGGTGCGTGCGCGACGGGTCTTGGCGAATTGGTAATGCGGACCTGCGGTTCTTTTCTAGTTGTTGAACTGATGCGACAAGGCCGAACACCTCAGCAAGCTTGTGAAGAAGCCGCGCTGCGAATTGTGAAGAAACAAGACTACAAAGACATTCAAGTAGGCTTCGTGGCTGTTAACAAAAAAGGAGAAACAGGTGCATTTAGTATCCAACCTGGCTTTAACTATACAATAACTCAGGATAAGCAGACAAAGGTTATTGACGCGCCGTCATATTTGAAATAA
- the purU gene encoding formyltetrahydrofolate deformylase, whose amino-acid sequence MEDPRKHILLMDGPDNKGLIYHVTGVLFRHNLNIIHNDEYVSPSGQFFMRTEFEGTFDNDALLTELKTTLPDPGITFRLNPKRKKNIVVLVTKEHHCLGELLIRYAFDELDADILAVISNYNSLQPLVSKFGIPFHYVSHENRTREEHEQAILRTLAIYEPEYLVLAKYMRVLTPGFVDLFPNRIVNIHHSFLPAFIGANPYRQAYERGVKIIGATAHFVNNNLDEGPIIAQNVKDVDHRHTAADMATEGKDIEKIVLSQALKLVFNDRVFIAGNRAIVL is encoded by the coding sequence ATGGAAGATCCCCGGAAGCATATTCTGCTGATGGATGGGCCTGATAACAAAGGTCTGATTTATCACGTAACAGGCGTTCTGTTTCGCCACAACCTGAACATCATTCATAATGACGAGTATGTTAGCCCGTCTGGACAGTTCTTCATGCGAACCGAATTCGAAGGAACGTTCGACAACGACGCATTATTGACCGAGCTAAAGACAACGTTACCTGATCCTGGGATTACGTTTCGGCTGAATCCCAAGCGCAAAAAGAATATCGTTGTTCTCGTCACTAAAGAACACCACTGCTTGGGCGAACTACTCATACGGTATGCTTTTGATGAACTGGATGCCGACATTTTAGCCGTAATAAGCAATTATAACAGCCTGCAACCGCTGGTAAGCAAATTTGGTATTCCGTTTCACTACGTCTCTCACGAAAATAGAACTCGCGAAGAGCACGAGCAGGCCATTCTACGAACATTGGCCATCTACGAACCTGAATACCTTGTACTGGCCAAATACATGCGGGTGCTGACACCGGGATTTGTCGATCTGTTCCCAAACCGAATTGTCAATATCCATCATTCATTCCTGCCCGCTTTTATCGGAGCCAATCCGTACCGGCAAGCCTACGAGCGAGGGGTGAAAATTATTGGAGCCACGGCTCATTTTGTGAACAATAATCTGGACGAAGGGCCGATTATTGCGCAAAATGTAAAAGATGTGGACCACCGTCACACGGCTGCCGATATGGCTACCGAAGGAAAAGACATCGAAAAGATTGTGCTATCGCAGGCACTAAAGCTGGTGTTCAACGACCGGGTCTTTATCGCAGGAAATCGGGCTATCGTTTTGTAA